A window from Shewanella livingstonensis encodes these proteins:
- a CDS encoding glutathione S-transferase family protein — protein MSLTVYGVPLSPYVRKLRLCLAEKELDYQLVIVLPFDQPTWFKDFNPLGRIPAIKDGDLTLADSSVICQYLEEKYRDLTPLLGKTAEQHAKVRWLEKYADYELAPLTTFAIFQQRIINPSMDNPCDENIVISALNEKLPIYFNYLEKILGNAEFFVGDTLSLADLAFASQMVNMEHAGELLDAQRWPNLAALYMRIKARPSMENLWQGEQKILSSIKRVNP, from the coding sequence ATGAGCCTAACTGTTTATGGCGTTCCACTTTCTCCTTATGTGCGTAAGCTGCGTTTATGTTTGGCAGAAAAAGAGCTCGATTATCAACTGGTAATTGTACTGCCCTTTGATCAACCGACTTGGTTTAAAGATTTCAATCCTCTGGGGCGTATTCCAGCAATAAAAGATGGTGATTTAACCTTGGCTGATTCCAGCGTTATCTGCCAATACCTTGAAGAAAAATATCGCGATCTGACGCCATTGCTAGGAAAAACGGCTGAACAACATGCCAAGGTGCGGTGGTTAGAAAAGTATGCCGATTACGAGCTGGCACCGCTGACCACCTTTGCGATATTTCAACAGCGCATAATCAATCCAAGCATGGATAATCCTTGCGATGAAAATATTGTCATATCTGCCTTAAATGAAAAACTCCCCATTTATTTTAATTACTTAGAGAAAATCTTAGGTAATGCTGAATTTTTTGTCGGTGACACCTTGAGCCTCGCCGATTTAGCATTTGCTTCTCAAATGGTGAATATGGAACACGCCGGAGAATTGTTAGATGCGCAGCGCTGGCCAAATCTTGCGGCACTTTATATGCGTATCAAGGCACGACCATCGATGGAGAATTTATGGCAAGGTGAGCAAAAAATATTATCTTCAATCAAAAGAGTTAACCCTTAA
- a CDS encoding LysR substrate-binding domain-containing protein, with translation MSNKRQKLAKVIAISLKILSEQSMVLLTNEFATREQIERYCRQHGIQPQVMMEANSLSAVIEIVRHTQLTTLLPSNIANNRDELVAIALAPSLLQRTAVLQY, from the coding sequence TTGAGCAACAAACGCCAAAAACTTGCCAAAGTAATAGCAATTAGCCTAAAAATACTCAGCGAACAATCAATGGTATTGCTAACCAATGAGTTTGCAACTCGTGAACAAATTGAACGTTATTGCCGTCAGCACGGGATACAACCCCAGGTGATGATGGAGGCTAACTCGCTAAGCGCAGTTATTGAAATTGTACGTCACACCCAACTCACAACACTTTTACCGTCTAACATTGCTAATAACCGGGATGAACTGGTCGCTATAGCTCTAGCACCTTCTTTGCTGCAACGTACCGCAGTATTGCAGTATTAA
- a CDS encoding lyase family protein, whose translation MSKMRKEYDSMGEIQVPDEVYYQAQTQRARDNFQFSERRFPTPALLALLDIKSAAAQANSQLGLLEKPIAMAIQQAITASKQLDFSTHFPLDLFQTGSGTSSNMNVNEVIASLASDILQDNVHPNDHVNMGQSSNDVVPACIHISTVRRLKAQLYPAITALCDRLDYLAAKHSNLVKTGRTHLMDAMPITLGQELQCWQQQLNSAQARIQQVELSLHHLPLGGTAVGTGVNCDPNFAKLACDDLQQQDKIPWQAAVMPALYMSSQDHTLAMASALKGLAVTLLKIANDLRWMNSGPVAGLQEISLTALQPGSSIMPGKVNPVIPEAVAMIAAEVMGNEATITIAAQSGNFQLNVMLPLIADKLLSSIDLLTNACQAMTDKVFAEFTPNSDNLTQALTKNPILATALNSVVGYDMAAKIAKRADAEHKSVLAIALEETDLDEDKLKAILDPLHLAKPHQ comes from the coding sequence ATGAGCAAGATGCGTAAAGAATATGACAGTATGGGTGAAATTCAGGTGCCAGATGAGGTTTATTATCAGGCGCAAACCCAACGCGCGCGCGATAACTTCCAGTTTTCTGAGCGGCGCTTTCCCACACCCGCGTTACTCGCACTACTCGACATTAAATCGGCGGCAGCACAGGCTAATAGCCAACTTGGTTTGCTTGAAAAACCTATTGCGATGGCCATTCAACAAGCGATTACGGCGAGTAAGCAGCTTGATTTTTCAACACACTTTCCGCTAGACCTGTTCCAAACTGGCTCCGGCACCAGTTCTAATATGAATGTGAATGAAGTGATTGCCAGCCTAGCCAGCGATATTTTGCAGGATAACGTTCACCCTAATGATCATGTCAATATGGGCCAAAGTAGCAACGATGTGGTGCCCGCCTGTATTCATATTAGTACGGTGCGACGTTTAAAGGCTCAACTGTATCCAGCCATTACCGCTCTATGTGACAGATTAGATTATTTAGCTGCCAAACATTCAAATCTGGTTAAAACCGGTCGCACCCATTTAATGGACGCCATGCCGATTACCCTTGGCCAAGAACTGCAATGCTGGCAACAACAGTTAAACAGTGCTCAAGCTCGAATTCAGCAAGTAGAACTTAGCCTGCATCATTTGCCACTGGGCGGTACAGCGGTTGGCACTGGCGTTAATTGTGACCCCAATTTTGCCAAACTTGCATGTGATGATTTACAACAGCAAGATAAAATCCCTTGGCAGGCGGCGGTAATGCCTGCGTTGTATATGAGTAGCCAAGATCACACCTTAGCCATGGCTTCTGCGCTCAAAGGGTTAGCGGTTACGTTATTGAAAATCGCCAATGATTTACGCTGGATGAACTCTGGCCCTGTAGCTGGGTTACAAGAAATTAGCTTAACGGCATTGCAACCCGGCTCATCGATAATGCCCGGTAAGGTTAACCCAGTCATCCCAGAAGCCGTTGCCATGATTGCCGCAGAAGTGATGGGTAATGAAGCCACCATAACCATCGCTGCACAATCGGGTAATTTTCAGTTAAATGTCATGCTGCCACTGATTGCCGACAAACTATTATCGAGCATCGATTTATTGACTAACGCCTGCCAGGCCATGACAGATAAAGTGTTTGCTGAATTTACGCCCAATAGCGACAACTTAACCCAGGCATTAACGAAAAATCCTATTCTTGCTACCGCACTCAATTCAGTGGTGGGCTATGATATGGCCGCAAAAATAGCCAAGCGTGCAGATGCAGAACATAAATCGGTTTTAGCCATCGCACTTGAAGAAACCGATTTGGACGAAGATAAACTCAAAGCGATACTCGATCCGTTACATTTAGCCAAGCCTCACCAATAA
- a CDS encoding alpha/beta hydrolase, with protein sequence MQNTIKKMITVAMISMTMLIISGCTVRLSEESFIANDKEPVPFTAEFTQALQQAMPNHLITPLSLEASDHVKLHGFYIDNPNSNTTLVFFQGNGMKIEPYSLSALTTLSTLNTDIFVMDRRGLGASEGQPKIKNIIADAQQQLDYLHQQYQPEKVILHGYSLGSFIAADLAKNNKIDALVLHGSATNADDWVYEKTPWYMAPFLSLEMPDDFRKANNQQVVAQYYQGPLLVIAAENDQEVPPELAEKLFAASQSANKQLIMVPNADHGGMLDNAATMYRYQAFIFAL encoded by the coding sequence ATGCAAAATACAATAAAAAAAATGATCACAGTGGCAATGATTAGCATGACTATGCTCATTATCTCTGGCTGCACGGTGCGCTTAAGTGAAGAGAGTTTTATTGCCAATGATAAAGAGCCTGTGCCCTTTACCGCTGAGTTTACGCAAGCATTACAACAAGCCATGCCTAACCATTTGATTACCCCACTTAGCTTAGAGGCAAGTGATCACGTTAAGTTACATGGCTTTTATATCGATAATCCAAACAGCAACACTACTTTGGTATTTTTCCAAGGTAACGGGATGAAAATCGAACCTTATAGCTTGTCAGCACTCACCACATTATCGACACTCAATACCGATATTTTTGTGATGGATCGCCGTGGATTAGGTGCCAGTGAAGGCCAACCCAAAATTAAAAATATCATTGCAGATGCGCAGCAACAATTAGATTACTTACATCAGCAATATCAGCCTGAAAAAGTCATTTTGCACGGTTACTCACTAGGGAGTTTTATTGCCGCTGATTTAGCCAAAAATAACAAAATTGATGCGCTGGTTTTACATGGTTCAGCCACTAACGCCGATGACTGGGTCTATGAAAAAACACCCTGGTACATGGCACCGTTTCTGAGTTTGGAAATGCCAGATGATTTTCGTAAAGCGAATAATCAACAAGTTGTCGCGCAATATTATCAAGGGCCATTATTAGTCATTGCTGCAGAAAATGATCAAGAAGTACCACCAGAGCTTGCAGAAAAACTGTTTGCCGCGAGTCAATCTGCTAATAAGCAACTGATCATGGTGCCTAATGCCGATCACGGCGGCATGTTAGATAATGCAGCTACAATGTACCGTTATCAGGCATTTATTTTTGCATTGTGA
- a CDS encoding MFS transporter — protein sequence MLNDSGSLIASALLAGTGIAIVQAILPALVKRWYPQRVPLAMGGNSASLMAGGGIAATINPLVANHQGHWQSGLGIWLIPVFIALLLWSTRPSENLSVIDKSVNMNFFANRRA from the coding sequence TTGCTCAACGATAGTGGCTCATTGATTGCCAGTGCGTTACTGGCAGGTACAGGTATCGCGATTGTGCAGGCGATACTTCCCGCTTTAGTGAAGCGCTGGTATCCACAACGTGTACCACTTGCCATGGGAGGTAACTCCGCTTCACTTATGGCGGGCGGCGGCATAGCTGCAACCATCAACCCTCTGGTGGCGAACCATCAAGGTCATTGGCAGTCTGGGCTTGGTATTTGGTTAATACCGGTCTTTATTGCACTACTGTTATGGTCGACAAGACCTAGCGAAAACCTAAGTGTGATCGACAAAAGCGTTAACATGAATTTTTTTGCTAATCGCCGTGCATGA
- the acnA gene encoding aconitate hydratase AcnA — translation MKDSMQLLKQLESKGETFRYYSFDRLAEHYDLSRLPFAAKILLENLLRYENSEFVQPEDIDTLARWDVDNWSETEIAFVPSRVILQDFTGVPSVVDLAAMRDAIETLGGNADVINPLNPVELVIDHSVMVDVFAESGALQKNTAIEIQRNRERYQFLRWGQQAFDNFKVVPPGRGIVHQINLEYLARVVFVKEDEDNLLYPDTLVGTDSHTTMINGLGVLGWGVGGIEAEAAMLGQPVTMLLPEIVGFEFTGKLPPGVTATDLVLTVTEQLRAFGVVGKFVEFFGAGVDQLTLADRATIANMAPEYGATCGIFPIDQQTLDYLALTGRSPDRIELIKAYLKKMDMWASASNNQACYHATLQLDLGSIVPSIAGPKRPQDRIALEQAGVSFRQWLDSQIPVSQIEVQGKDELESEGGPAVEVPVADGNKGVACRYRDKDFILEAGAVVIAAITSCTNTSNPSVLIAAGLLARNARRKGLQVKPWVKTSFAPGSQVVTDYLIKSGLNVDLDALGFQLVGYGCTTCIGNSGPLPQPVSEAIQQGRLKVCSVLSGNRNFDGRIHPEVQANYLASPPLVVAYALAGNMKADIASESLGEDADGNAVYLKDIWPDNQEIQQVMASAVQSDMFVSRYADVYSGDADWQGLEVVQSQKYNWPDSTYVKQPPFFDGITAEVPTITGIDNARCLLKLGDSVTTDHISPAGSIAPNSPAGDYLQQAGVAIKDFNSYGSRRGNHEVMMRGTFANVRLRNLLAPGTEGCWTRLMPNGESMTVFDAAMQYQQQGTPCIVLAGKEYGTGSSRDWAAKGPALLGVKAVIAQSYERIHRSNLVGMGILPLQFMPDDSAESLNLTGEEQFSIPAVSAGQKTVKVIATDKAGKQHSFEAKIRIDTPNEFSYYQHGGILHYVLRNLAK, via the coding sequence ATGAAAGATTCTATGCAATTATTGAAACAGCTTGAAAGTAAGGGAGAAACTTTCCGGTATTACAGCTTTGACCGATTAGCCGAACACTACGATTTATCTCGCTTACCCTTCGCTGCAAAAATCTTATTAGAAAATCTCCTGCGTTATGAAAACTCAGAATTTGTCCAGCCAGAAGATATTGATACCTTGGCACGCTGGGATGTAGATAACTGGTCAGAAACCGAAATCGCTTTTGTGCCCTCAAGGGTCATTTTACAAGATTTTACCGGTGTGCCCTCAGTAGTCGATTTGGCCGCCATGCGTGATGCTATCGAGACATTAGGTGGCAATGCTGACGTGATTAACCCGCTTAATCCGGTGGAACTGGTGATAGATCATTCGGTGATGGTTGATGTGTTTGCCGAATCTGGTGCGCTGCAAAAAAATACCGCTATCGAAATTCAACGTAACCGTGAACGCTACCAGTTTTTGCGTTGGGGTCAGCAAGCTTTTGACAACTTTAAAGTGGTGCCGCCAGGGCGCGGTATCGTGCATCAGATTAATTTAGAATATTTGGCTCGAGTGGTTTTTGTTAAAGAAGATGAAGACAACTTATTGTACCCAGACACCTTAGTCGGTACAGATTCTCATACCACCATGATTAACGGTTTAGGTGTGCTTGGCTGGGGCGTAGGCGGTATTGAAGCTGAAGCTGCGATGCTTGGGCAACCTGTGACTATGCTGTTACCCGAAATTGTCGGCTTTGAATTTACCGGTAAATTGCCCCCAGGAGTTACCGCAACCGATTTGGTATTAACCGTTACTGAGCAATTACGTGCATTTGGCGTGGTCGGTAAATTTGTTGAGTTTTTTGGTGCAGGCGTCGATCAACTGACCTTAGCCGATAGGGCTACCATTGCCAATATGGCCCCAGAATACGGTGCGACTTGTGGTATTTTTCCGATTGATCAGCAAACCTTAGATTACTTAGCGCTTACAGGTCGCTCCCCTGATCGTATTGAGCTGATAAAAGCGTACCTTAAAAAGATGGATATGTGGGCTAGCGCCTCTAATAATCAAGCCTGTTATCACGCTACTTTACAGCTAGATTTGGGCAGTATTGTGCCATCTATCGCCGGCCCTAAAAGGCCGCAGGATAGAATTGCACTAGAGCAGGCGGGTGTTAGCTTCCGTCAGTGGCTCGACAGCCAAATTCCGGTTAGCCAAATTGAAGTCCAAGGTAAGGATGAGCTTGAAAGTGAAGGCGGCCCTGCTGTAGAGGTGCCGGTCGCAGATGGCAATAAAGGTGTAGCTTGCCGCTATCGAGATAAAGACTTTATCCTCGAAGCCGGTGCGGTGGTCATCGCCGCGATTACCAGTTGCACTAATACCTCTAACCCATCGGTATTAATTGCCGCCGGATTATTGGCCAGAAATGCCCGCAGAAAAGGTTTACAGGTTAAGCCTTGGGTAAAAACCAGCTTTGCACCAGGCTCGCAGGTGGTGACAGACTATTTAATAAAATCAGGTCTCAATGTCGATTTAGATGCCTTAGGGTTTCAGTTAGTCGGTTACGGTTGTACCACCTGTATCGGTAATTCCGGCCCATTGCCTCAGCCTGTAAGTGAAGCGATTCAACAGGGCAGGTTGAAGGTGTGTTCGGTATTGTCGGGTAACCGTAACTTTGATGGTCGGATCCATCCTGAGGTACAAGCTAATTACTTAGCATCTCCGCCGCTGGTGGTCGCATATGCACTAGCCGGTAACATGAAAGCCGATATTGCTAGCGAGTCACTTGGGGAGGATGCCGATGGTAATGCGGTTTATTTAAAAGATATCTGGCCGGATAATCAAGAAATCCAACAGGTTATGGCCAGTGCAGTGCAAAGTGATATGTTTGTATCGCGTTATGCTGATGTTTACAGTGGTGATGCAGATTGGCAAGGGTTAGAGGTGGTGCAGAGTCAGAAATATAACTGGCCAGATTCTACCTATGTTAAACAGCCGCCATTTTTTGACGGCATCACTGCCGAAGTGCCCACAATAACAGGCATAGACAACGCCCGTTGTTTACTCAAATTGGGCGACTCGGTGACAACAGACCATATTTCACCGGCGGGATCTATTGCACCAAACAGCCCTGCTGGAGATTATTTACAACAAGCTGGCGTGGCGATTAAAGACTTTAACTCTTACGGTTCACGTCGTGGTAACCATGAAGTGATGATGCGCGGCACCTTTGCCAATGTAAGATTGAGAAACTTGCTAGCACCAGGAACCGAAGGCTGTTGGACACGTTTAATGCCTAACGGTGAGTCGATGACTGTATTTGATGCCGCTATGCAGTATCAGCAACAAGGCACGCCTTGTATTGTGCTAGCAGGGAAAGAATATGGTACCGGTAGCTCGCGAGACTGGGCAGCCAAAGGCCCAGCATTGTTGGGCGTTAAAGCGGTAATCGCTCAAAGCTATGAGCGCATTCATCGCTCTAACTTAGTTGGAATGGGCATTTTGCCTTTGCAGTTTATGCCAGACGACAGTGCTGAGTCGCTTAACCTCACAGGTGAAGAGCAATTTAGTATTCCAGCGGTGAGTGCCGGTCAAAAAACCGTTAAGGTGATCGCAACTGACAAAGCGGGTAAGCAACATTCGTTTGAAGCTAAAATCCGTATTGATACGCCAAATGAGTTCAGTTACTACCAACACGGTGGGATTTTGCATTATGTATTACGTAATTTAGCCAAGTAA
- a CDS encoding catalase family peroxidase, which yields MATHRYQILSKICLLTSLSILSSSLYASEKTVQEIVDAVNGTPDLASREAGKKVKLRNHAKGFCTSGYFAPNPKLNEQLAIPFFNQSKIDVTARFSMGGTNLHASDKTSGRFMSLKIDGDKENLNFVTTNSPVFFAGNLEDFFTFQVKVKQGPEGKQWLIDNKPDAKAFFDFVKQLPPTASFANSPYFGVNSFLFTTPNNDVVAGRWIFEPVDGVVNLSQTQLAELADDFLKDELLTRIKDKPAVWNLFIKLAEKDDEINDPTVLWPETRQRLLVGQVFINGERDTELTTQECGKGIFNPVLLPKGIAPSADPILNARTPAYIESFIRRQ from the coding sequence ATGGCTACTCATCGATATCAAATACTGTCAAAAATCTGTTTACTCACCAGTCTTTCTATTTTATCAAGCTCACTTTATGCATCAGAAAAAACGGTGCAAGAAATAGTAGATGCTGTAAATGGCACACCAGATTTGGCGAGTCGAGAAGCGGGTAAAAAAGTAAAACTTCGCAATCATGCCAAAGGATTTTGTACCTCGGGCTATTTCGCGCCTAATCCTAAATTAAACGAGCAGTTAGCCATTCCTTTCTTTAATCAATCAAAAATTGACGTTACAGCGCGTTTTTCAATGGGTGGCACAAACCTACACGCTTCCGATAAAACGTCGGGCCGCTTTATGTCGCTTAAAATTGATGGCGATAAAGAGAATCTCAACTTTGTGACGACAAACTCACCGGTATTTTTTGCAGGTAACTTAGAAGATTTCTTCACTTTTCAAGTCAAAGTAAAACAAGGACCTGAAGGCAAGCAGTGGTTAATCGATAACAAACCCGATGCCAAAGCATTTTTTGACTTCGTAAAACAGCTGCCGCCCACTGCAAGTTTTGCTAATAGCCCATATTTCGGTGTTAACAGCTTTTTATTTACAACCCCAAATAACGACGTAGTCGCGGGACGTTGGATTTTTGAACCTGTCGACGGTGTGGTCAATTTATCTCAAACTCAACTCGCAGAGCTTGCTGATGACTTTTTAAAAGATGAACTATTAACCCGCATTAAAGATAAACCTGCGGTATGGAATTTATTCATTAAACTTGCAGAAAAAGATGATGAAATTAATGATCCAACGGTTCTTTGGCCTGAGACTAGACAACGTTTATTAGTGGGCCAAGTGTTTATTAATGGTGAGAGAGATACTGAATTAACCACCCAAGAATGTGGTAAAGGTATTTTTAATCCAGTGCTATTACCAAAGGGCATTGCACCGTCTGCTGACCCAATTTTAAATGCGCGCACTCCGGCTTATATTGAATCTTTCATTAGACGTCAGTAA
- a CDS encoding GGDEF domain-containing protein, whose amino-acid sequence MINQLQEKYQLSLLLLLSVVAVLGISPFVVIRYLAGNFTAAIIDITLILGIITLVGYAYYAKKIRRVSAVIAIFINAGVVTIVIANGIDSFLWIYPVFASTFVLVKPIEALGINAVAGVTIVKFSNIFTTISEDSFIVTNLMLSLCVFVYASHSAKQFRLLEDLNTTDPLTGAFNRRAMSSDMQAALINAEHDGIKQWLAILDLDYFKRVNDKFGHAVGDQILKDFVAITTSHIGKYDRLYRFGGEEFVLLIPESSNQQQMFFDSLRTAIKKELKNPDGEAITVSFGVADWVPNTTADTWLQRADEALYLAKDRGRDCVVFSDS is encoded by the coding sequence ATGATCAATCAGCTCCAGGAAAAATATCAACTGTCACTATTGCTGCTACTCAGTGTTGTGGCTGTATTGGGGATTTCTCCTTTTGTGGTGATACGTTATCTTGCTGGCAACTTCACCGCTGCAATTATTGATATTACGCTGATTTTGGGCATCATAACGTTAGTCGGTTATGCGTATTACGCAAAAAAAATCCGCAGAGTAAGCGCGGTGATAGCAATATTTATTAATGCCGGTGTTGTCACCATCGTTATTGCTAACGGAATTGATAGTTTTTTGTGGATTTACCCCGTCTTCGCCAGCACTTTTGTTCTGGTAAAACCAATTGAAGCCCTTGGTATTAATGCTGTCGCCGGAGTTACTATAGTAAAATTTTCTAACATTTTTACCACCATTTCAGAGGATTCCTTCATTGTGACAAACTTGATGTTGTCATTATGTGTTTTTGTTTATGCCAGCCACAGTGCCAAGCAATTTCGCTTACTTGAAGATCTCAATACAACTGATCCGCTCACCGGTGCATTTAATCGCCGTGCCATGAGCTCAGACATGCAAGCAGCCTTAATTAACGCTGAGCACGACGGTATTAAGCAATGGCTAGCCATCCTGGATTTAGATTACTTTAAAAGAGTAAACGATAAGTTCGGCCATGCTGTTGGTGACCAAATACTTAAAGATTTTGTGGCAATTACTACATCACACATCGGTAAATACGACCGGCTTTATCGATTTGGCGGGGAGGAGTTTGTGCTATTAATTCCCGAGAGCAGTAATCAACAACAAATGTTTTTTGACAGCCTGAGAACGGCGATTAAAAAAGAATTGAAAAATCCAGATGGCGAAGCAATAACCGTATCATTTGGTGTCGCTGATTGGGTGCCTAATACAACGGCAGATACTTGGTTGCAACGCGCAGATGAAGCTCTTTATCTCGCGAAGGACAGAGGTCGAGATTGTGTCGTCTTCAGTGACTCATAA